A single Arachnia propionica DNA region contains:
- a CDS encoding glycogen debranching protein, whose protein sequence is MDVSCMAPVQPENWGHAEWPLGAHLTDDGATFAVYAPDASRVQLEFFPQALGADSVASFLMSEGPDGVWRARVRGVSECDLYGFRVWGGNWPWDPAWRPGSSAGFITDIDEHGNRFNPNKVMFDPYAREITHTVYSDAILETGLDGGAFGTGPDDYRGAPRREADTAHIAPKGVILRPTSPASTKPKLPGEKAAIYEASVSQLVGHPSIVELGTLLSREPGFEDVVNIPEEYLGTYRGVGMMAPYLKALGITTLELLPIHETNQSESAREGHTNSWGYMTLSFFAPNRKYAYDKSLGGPTREFQQMVAAFHEAGLEVYLDVVYNHTAEGGNWGGDPNTVGFTSLGGFAAAEYYVMTASHALVDGATGTSNQLNYSSPVAQQLVLDSLEHWTVEMGADGFRFDLATVLGRKPNDADREDWDNQKRFFTDHPLLTAIAEFAEEKHIEVIAEAWDLWGYEVGNFPQGWAEWNGRYRDAVRRFAKGDGNTIEFLDVVNGDHEHFADNGGPQKTINFIDAHDGFNMADLVSYQEKNNGQPYPFGPSDGGSDGNLSWDSGGSRELRRQRIRNFLTILYLSRGVPMFVAGDEFGRTQNGNNNPWEIDSVAMWNNYAMIPTNAPQQVPVAPGVTDASYHDNLGTFETEPGVNGLFRFTRFLANLRQRHETLQQKYYGDLVPDDRDVSYLFHTPSLEEHPQDGDRALSVYINSPGDNFLMMINMADAEVGFNAPVPAEGRVWRRLIDTGAWAEPADNSWPEGEGMILDGETQVQPWSVVVWHDSPIAGDAG, encoded by the coding sequence ATGGACGTTTCCTGTATGGCTCCTGTGCAGCCCGAGAACTGGGGGCACGCCGAGTGGCCGCTCGGTGCACACCTCACCGACGATGGTGCCACCTTCGCGGTCTACGCCCCTGATGCCAGCCGGGTTCAGCTTGAATTCTTCCCCCAGGCCCTAGGGGCCGACTCCGTCGCATCCTTCCTGATGTCGGAGGGCCCCGACGGGGTCTGGCGGGCCCGCGTGCGCGGTGTCTCCGAGTGCGACCTGTACGGTTTCCGCGTCTGGGGTGGGAACTGGCCCTGGGACCCCGCATGGAGGCCCGGCAGCTCAGCCGGTTTCATCACCGACATCGACGAGCACGGCAACCGTTTCAACCCCAACAAGGTGATGTTCGACCCCTACGCCCGGGAGATCACCCACACCGTATACTCCGACGCGATCCTGGAGACCGGGCTCGACGGCGGCGCCTTCGGCACCGGCCCGGACGACTACCGGGGCGCGCCCCGCCGCGAGGCCGACACCGCCCACATCGCCCCCAAGGGTGTGATCCTGCGACCCACCAGCCCGGCCTCCACCAAACCGAAGCTGCCCGGCGAGAAGGCCGCCATCTACGAGGCCTCGGTCTCGCAGCTGGTCGGGCACCCCTCCATCGTTGAACTCGGCACGCTGCTCAGCAGGGAACCGGGTTTCGAGGACGTGGTGAACATTCCCGAGGAGTACCTGGGCACCTACCGGGGCGTCGGCATGATGGCGCCCTACCTGAAGGCCCTCGGTATCACCACCTTGGAGCTGCTGCCCATCCACGAGACCAACCAGTCCGAATCCGCGCGCGAGGGACACACGAACTCGTGGGGTTACATGACCCTGTCGTTCTTCGCCCCCAACCGCAAATACGCCTACGACAAGTCGCTGGGCGGGCCGACGCGCGAGTTCCAGCAGATGGTGGCCGCCTTCCATGAGGCCGGGCTGGAGGTGTACCTGGATGTCGTCTACAACCACACCGCGGAGGGCGGCAACTGGGGTGGCGACCCGAACACCGTCGGATTCACCTCTCTTGGAGGGTTCGCCGCGGCGGAGTACTACGTGATGACGGCGTCACACGCGCTGGTTGACGGCGCGACGGGCACCTCCAACCAGCTCAACTATTCCTCACCCGTGGCCCAGCAGCTGGTGCTCGACTCGCTCGAGCACTGGACCGTCGAGATGGGGGCCGACGGCTTCCGGTTCGACCTGGCGACGGTGCTCGGTCGCAAACCGAACGACGCCGACCGCGAGGACTGGGACAACCAGAAACGCTTCTTCACCGACCATCCGCTGTTGACCGCCATCGCCGAGTTCGCCGAGGAAAAGCACATCGAGGTCATCGCGGAGGCATGGGACCTGTGGGGATACGAGGTCGGAAACTTCCCGCAGGGCTGGGCCGAGTGGAATGGTCGCTACCGTGACGCGGTGCGTCGTTTCGCCAAGGGCGACGGCAACACCATCGAGTTCCTGGACGTCGTCAACGGTGACCACGAGCACTTCGCCGACAACGGCGGACCCCAGAAGACCATCAATTTCATCGACGCCCACGACGGCTTCAACATGGCCGACTTGGTCAGCTATCAGGAGAAGAACAACGGCCAGCCCTACCCGTTCGGCCCCTCCGATGGCGGTTCGGACGGCAACCTGTCGTGGGACTCCGGGGGGTCGCGGGAGCTGCGGCGGCAGCGGATCCGCAACTTCCTGACCATCCTGTACCTGTCGCGCGGGGTGCCGATGTTCGTCGCGGGCGACGAGTTCGGCCGCACCCAGAACGGCAACAACAACCCGTGGGAGATCGACTCGGTGGCGATGTGGAACAACTACGCCATGATCCCCACCAACGCCCCGCAGCAGGTGCCGGTGGCGCCCGGCGTGACTGATGCGTCGTACCACGACAACCTCGGGACCTTCGAGACGGAACCGGGCGTCAACGGGTTGTTCCGGTTCACCAGGTTCCTGGCGAACCTGCGGCAACGGCACGAAACGTTGCAGCAGAAGTACTACGGCGACCTGGTGCCCGACGATCGCGACGTGTCCTACCTGTTCCACACCCCGTCGCTGGAGGAGCATCCGCAGGACGGGGACCGGGCGCTCAGCGTCTACATCAACTCGCCCGGAGACAACTTCCTCATGATGATCAACATGGCCGACGCGGAGGTCGGGTTCAACGCGCCGGTCCCCGCCGAGGGAAGGGTGTGGCGGCGGCTGATCGACACCGGGGCCTGGGCCGAACCCGCCGACAACTCCTGGCCCGAGGGTGAGGGAATGATCCTCGACGGCGAGACACAGGTGCAGCCGTGGTCGGTGGTGGTCTGGCACGACTCCCCGATCGCTGGTGATGCCGGCTGA
- a CDS encoding TetR/AcrR family transcriptional regulator — translation MRRDTRSALLDVAQERFAIDGFAGTSVRDLATAVGIKESSVYNHFSSKQAVLDAVLARIDERLMAVARRFGVPLGDPQNAVPVYEMITLEQLGAAAAGFLDVWLHDPGIVAARRVLTLEQYRTPEAARLLRELTVERPLAFQAAVFAELIRKGKFRPADPEALALAFWGPILAILVAAEEPGREPEAQRLLDLHLEHFRRTHSVGAGRARGRRRP, via the coding sequence ATGCGTCGCGACACCCGATCCGCCCTGCTGGACGTCGCACAGGAGCGTTTCGCCATCGACGGATTCGCGGGCACCTCCGTGCGCGATCTCGCCACTGCGGTGGGCATCAAGGAGAGTTCCGTCTACAACCATTTCAGCAGCAAACAGGCCGTGCTCGACGCGGTGCTGGCGCGCATCGACGAACGCCTGATGGCGGTGGCGAGGCGTTTCGGCGTGCCGCTGGGTGACCCGCAGAATGCGGTGCCCGTCTACGAGATGATCACCCTCGAACAGTTGGGAGCCGCCGCGGCCGGATTCCTGGACGTCTGGTTGCACGACCCGGGAATCGTCGCCGCGCGACGCGTGCTCACCCTCGAGCAGTACCGCACCCCGGAGGCCGCGCGGCTGCTGCGCGAACTGACCGTGGAACGTCCGCTGGCCTTCCAGGCTGCCGTTTTCGCCGAGCTCATCCGCAAGGGAAAGTTCCGTCCCGCCGACCCGGAGGCGCTCGCCCTGGCCTTCTGGGGGCCGATCCTGGCGATCCTGGTGGCGGCGGAGGAGCCCGGCAGGGAACCCGAGGCGCAGCGCCTGCTGGACCTCCATCTGGAGCATTTCCGGAGAACCCACTCGGTGGGTGCCGGCCGGGCGAGGGGGAGGAGACGGCCGTGA
- a CDS encoding aldo/keto reductase has translation MERRRMGSSGVSVSTLALGTMTFGAESPAEESLAMLDTYVEAGGNFIDTADVYADGVSEEIVGEWLRSRPQEITREMVLATKGRFPTSALGGSLGASRRHLRRALTESLRRLRVDHVDLYIVHSWDPITPVEETMDFLDRAVSDGLIGYGGISNYLGWQVQRAVRACDARGLRRPVMLQPSYSLLRREAEWEMLPSAADAGLGVMAWSPLAGGWLTGKYSRGGVPAGATRLGENPQRGIEAYDRIARDERTWEILDALRQVAADNDTTPANVALAWVVAQPGITTAILGARTVEQLRANLAAASLTLAPEHLADLTAISIPRTGPWPYGPDGVAQRSRGVGEG, from the coding sequence GTGGAACGCAGGCGGATGGGCAGCAGCGGGGTCTCGGTCTCAACGCTGGCGCTGGGGACGATGACCTTCGGGGCGGAATCCCCGGCCGAGGAATCCTTGGCGATGCTGGACACCTACGTGGAGGCGGGCGGCAATTTCATTGACACCGCCGACGTCTACGCCGATGGCGTTTCCGAGGAGATCGTCGGCGAGTGGCTCCGGTCCCGGCCGCAGGAGATCACCCGGGAGATGGTACTGGCGACGAAGGGGCGTTTCCCCACGTCGGCGCTCGGCGGGTCGCTCGGGGCGTCGCGGCGGCACCTGCGTCGCGCGCTCACCGAGAGCCTGCGCCGTCTGCGGGTGGATCACGTCGATCTCTACATCGTGCACTCCTGGGATCCCATCACCCCGGTCGAGGAGACCATGGACTTCCTGGACCGGGCGGTCAGTGACGGCCTGATCGGCTACGGGGGCATCTCCAACTACCTGGGATGGCAGGTTCAGCGGGCCGTGCGGGCCTGCGACGCGCGGGGACTGCGCCGCCCCGTCATGCTGCAGCCCTCGTACTCGCTGCTGCGACGCGAAGCCGAGTGGGAGATGCTGCCCTCGGCCGCAGACGCGGGACTGGGCGTGATGGCGTGGTCGCCACTGGCGGGTGGCTGGCTGACGGGCAAGTACTCCCGGGGCGGCGTCCCGGCGGGTGCCACCCGGCTGGGCGAGAATCCGCAGCGCGGCATCGAGGCCTACGACCGGATCGCCCGCGACGAGCGCACGTGGGAGATCCTCGACGCCCTCCGGCAGGTCGCCGCCGACAACGACACCACCCCGGCGAACGTCGCACTGGCCTGGGTGGTCGCGCAACCCGGCATCACCACCGCGATCCTCGGAGCCCGCACCGTCGAGCAGCTGCGGGCGAACCTGGCCGCGGCATCACTCACCCTCGCGCCGGAGCACCTGGCCGATCTGACCGCCATCTCCATCCCGCGGACCGGCCCGTGGCCGTACGGCCCCGACGGCGTGGCCCAGCGGTCACGGGGAGTCGGCGAGGGATAA
- a CDS encoding toxin-antitoxin system HicB family antitoxin, whose protein sequence is MTPRSADRPERKQVLLRLDPSVHTALARWAADDLRSVNAQIEYLLRDALKRAGRLPGDAAPMRRPGRPPKSEPG, encoded by the coding sequence GTGACCCCGAGATCCGCGGATCGGCCGGAGCGCAAACAGGTGCTGCTCCGGCTCGATCCATCCGTGCACACGGCCCTGGCGCGCTGGGCCGCCGACGACCTGCGGTCGGTGAACGCGCAGATCGAGTACCTGCTCCGCGACGCCCTGAAGCGGGCCGGCCGCCTGCCGGGCGACGCCGCTCCCATGCGCCGCCCCGGCCGCCCCCCGAAATCGGAACCCGGCTGA
- a CDS encoding SPFH domain-containing protein has translation MTTNVPLPSTPDVDVQERRAWTMPGPIGLLGIVVAVGLIALGIHQTQAENLPLGPILIGVGAVLLAVLASGLCILSPGEAKVLEFLGSYIGTVRKPGLWFVVPFVVQKKVSVKVHNFETHELKVNDADGNPINIAAIVVWQVADTAQAKYAVEDHIDFVRVQSEAALRHIAMSHPYDNQDTTITLRGDTEVIAKEMADEVAARIALAGLRVVETRISSLAYASEIAQAMLQRQQAAAIIAAREKIVEGAVSMVQDALNQLEAADVVVLDDERRAAMVSNLLVVLCGDSRATPIVNAGSLYQ, from the coding sequence ATGACCACCAACGTTCCACTTCCCTCCACTCCGGATGTCGACGTGCAGGAGCGCCGCGCCTGGACCATGCCCGGGCCCATCGGCCTGCTGGGAATCGTCGTGGCCGTCGGGTTGATCGCCCTCGGGATTCACCAGACCCAAGCCGAGAACCTGCCCCTGGGGCCGATCCTCATCGGGGTCGGAGCAGTGCTGCTGGCCGTCCTCGCCTCCGGGCTGTGCATCCTCAGCCCCGGCGAGGCGAAGGTGCTGGAGTTCCTCGGTTCCTACATCGGCACCGTCCGTAAACCCGGCCTGTGGTTCGTGGTCCCGTTCGTCGTCCAGAAGAAGGTCTCGGTGAAGGTCCACAACTTCGAGACCCACGAACTGAAGGTCAACGACGCCGACGGCAACCCGATCAACATCGCCGCCATCGTCGTGTGGCAGGTGGCCGACACCGCCCAGGCCAAGTACGCCGTCGAGGACCACATCGACTTCGTGCGCGTCCAGTCCGAGGCGGCGCTGCGGCACATCGCGATGAGCCACCCCTACGACAACCAGGACACCACGATCACGCTGCGCGGCGACACCGAGGTGATCGCCAAAGAGATGGCCGACGAGGTGGCGGCGCGAATCGCGCTGGCCGGGCTGCGCGTCGTCGAGACCCGGATCTCGTCGCTGGCCTACGCCTCCGAGATCGCGCAGGCGATGCTGCAGCGCCAGCAGGCCGCCGCCATCATCGCGGCCCGCGAGAAGATCGTCGAGGGCGCGGTCTCCATGGTCCAGGACGCCCTCAACCAGCTCGAGGCCGCCGACGTCGTGGTCCTCGACGACGAGCGCCGCGCCGCGATGGTCTCCAACCTCCTGGTGGTGCTGTGCGGCGACTCGCGGGCAACACCCATAGTCAACGCGGGATCGCTGTATCAGTGA
- a CDS encoding sugar phosphate isomerase/epimerase family protein, translating to MKIAGAPISWGVCEVPGWGFQMNPDRVLSEMVELGLTATEFGPQGWLPVEPEARAAAVKAHGLTPVGAFFLAVMHDPDHDPIPAVKAELEAFRVAGGSVLVLACDSGREGYDDRPVLDEQGWATLYRNLDRIAEVCAASGVTACVHPHWGTMIQNADEVERILDETGVGLCLDTGHLMAGGADPVDIVRRHPGRVAIVHAKDVHKELTDKLLTGELTWSEGIRAEMFAPIGDGDVDFATIVSLLNEVGFDGYWVLEQDIMLDEDPALGEGPIHNARRSFEALKSLAG from the coding sequence ATGAAAATCGCAGGGGCCCCGATCTCGTGGGGCGTGTGTGAGGTGCCGGGCTGGGGGTTCCAGATGAACCCCGACCGGGTGCTCTCCGAGATGGTGGAACTGGGGTTGACGGCCACGGAGTTCGGCCCGCAGGGCTGGCTACCCGTCGAGCCAGAGGCACGCGCAGCAGCGGTGAAGGCGCACGGCCTGACCCCGGTGGGCGCGTTCTTCCTGGCCGTGATGCACGACCCCGACCACGACCCGATCCCCGCCGTCAAGGCGGAGCTGGAGGCGTTCCGCGTCGCGGGCGGGTCGGTGCTGGTGCTGGCCTGCGACTCGGGCCGCGAGGGCTACGACGACCGTCCCGTCCTCGACGAGCAGGGCTGGGCGACGCTGTACCGCAACCTGGACCGGATCGCCGAGGTGTGTGCCGCCTCCGGTGTGACGGCGTGCGTGCACCCGCACTGGGGCACCATGATCCAGAACGCCGACGAGGTGGAGCGGATCCTCGACGAGACCGGCGTCGGGCTGTGCCTCGACACGGGACACCTGATGGCGGGCGGCGCGGACCCGGTGGACATCGTGCGCCGCCACCCGGGGCGGGTCGCGATCGTGCACGCGAAGGACGTCCACAAGGAGCTCACCGACAAGCTCCTGACCGGGGAACTCACCTGGAGCGAAGGCATCAGGGCAGAGATGTTCGCCCCCATCGGTGACGGCGACGTCGACTTCGCCACCATCGTCTCCCTGCTGAACGAGGTGGGCTTCGACGGCTACTGGGTGCTGGAGCAGGACATCATGCTCGACGAGGACCCCGCCCTCGGCGAGGGCCCCATCCACAACGCCCGCAGGTCCTTCGAGGCGCTGAAGTCCCTGGCGGGCTGA
- the iolG gene encoding inositol 2-dehydrogenase, which yields MLRIAVIGAGRIGKVHAATVAAHPQARLVLVCDPFIEAAKALAEPLGARASADAAEAFSADDVDAVVIGSPTPLHAEHVLAAARAGKAALCEKPVASSVEAARALADELATFEHPPVMVGFQRRYDPSIAKAQQLAAEGRIGRIEQLTIVSRDPAPPSAEYLAQSGGVFKDMTIHDFDEARFFLGEIVSVNAIGQKLDPALADVDDFDGAVTTLRAASGAVAIIKNTRHCASGYDQKVEVFGSEGEIVADNLRATSVQVNDATGSAQQEVYLDFFLERYADAYRDELTAFIDAVNNGSPVTPTVEDGVAALVLAEAAERSARSGQTVEVTK from the coding sequence ATGCTGCGCATAGCAGTAATAGGCGCGGGGCGCATCGGCAAGGTCCATGCCGCCACCGTCGCCGCCCATCCCCAGGCCCGGCTCGTGCTGGTCTGCGACCCGTTCATCGAAGCCGCGAAGGCCCTCGCCGAACCCCTCGGGGCGCGCGCCTCAGCCGACGCCGCCGAAGCCTTCTCCGCCGACGACGTGGACGCGGTCGTCATCGGCTCCCCCACCCCCCTGCACGCCGAGCACGTCCTGGCGGCCGCCCGCGCGGGCAAGGCCGCGCTGTGCGAGAAGCCCGTCGCGTCCTCCGTCGAGGCGGCCCGCGCCCTCGCCGACGAACTCGCGACCTTCGAGCACCCGCCGGTGATGGTCGGTTTCCAGCGCCGCTACGACCCCTCCATCGCGAAGGCCCAGCAGCTCGCCGCCGAGGGCCGGATCGGGCGTATCGAGCAGCTCACCATCGTCTCCCGCGACCCCGCCCCGCCGTCGGCGGAGTACCTGGCGCAGTCGGGGGGCGTGTTCAAGGACATGACCATCCACGACTTCGACGAGGCCCGGTTCTTCCTGGGTGAGATCGTCTCCGTCAACGCCATCGGGCAGAAACTCGACCCGGCACTGGCCGACGTCGACGACTTCGACGGCGCCGTCACGACCCTGCGGGCCGCCAGCGGCGCGGTCGCGATCATCAAGAACACCCGCCACTGCGCCAGCGGCTACGACCAGAAGGTGGAGGTCTTCGGGTCCGAGGGCGAGATCGTCGCGGACAACCTGCGTGCGACGTCGGTCCAGGTCAACGACGCCACAGGATCGGCCCAGCAGGAGGTCTACCTCGACTTCTTCCTGGAGCGTTACGCCGACGCCTACCGCGACGAACTCACGGCCTTCATCGACGCCGTCAACAACGGCTCCCCCGTGACCCCGACCGTCGAGGACGGCGTGGCCGCGCTGGTACTGGCCGAGGCCGCAGAACGTTCCGCCCGCAGCGGACAGACCGTGGAGGTGACGAAATGA
- a CDS encoding transaldolase family protein, whose product MTDIEYTPGPLLDAARNTPTALWNDSSDLDELRQSISYGGVGATCNPVIAYTTIKKHLDVWAPRIQAIADANPTWGESEIGWKAVKDMSQEAAKLLEPIFDEHKGRNGRLSVQTDPRFHRDAKKLADQAEEFHNLARNIVVKIPATKTGLEAIEDATSRGVSINVTVSFSVPQAVQAAEAIERGLKAREAAGHDTSEMGPVVTIMVGRLDDWLKHVVARDGIFIDPSALEWAGIAAMKRAYQIFQERGYRARVLAAAFRNVNQWAEFVGGDVVVSPPFKWQKIIADSGYTARERIADPVDPHYIAELERIPDFVRAYEPDGMTVEEFEKFGPTRKTLRQFLAADADLDALVRDIIVPAP is encoded by the coding sequence ATGACTGACATCGAATACACGCCAGGACCTCTCCTGGACGCCGCCCGCAACACCCCGACGGCGCTCTGGAACGATTCCTCCGACCTGGACGAGCTGCGCCAGTCCATCTCGTACGGCGGCGTCGGCGCCACCTGCAACCCGGTCATCGCCTACACCACCATCAAAAAGCACCTCGACGTGTGGGCGCCGCGCATCCAGGCCATCGCCGACGCGAACCCCACCTGGGGCGAGTCGGAGATCGGCTGGAAGGCCGTCAAGGACATGTCGCAGGAGGCCGCGAAACTCCTGGAGCCCATCTTCGACGAGCACAAGGGACGCAACGGTCGCCTGTCGGTGCAGACCGACCCGCGTTTCCACCGCGACGCCAAGAAACTCGCCGACCAGGCCGAGGAGTTCCACAACCTGGCCCGCAACATCGTGGTGAAGATCCCCGCCACCAAGACCGGCCTTGAGGCCATCGAGGACGCCACCTCGCGCGGCGTCTCGATCAACGTCACCGTGTCCTTCTCCGTGCCGCAGGCCGTGCAGGCCGCCGAGGCCATCGAACGCGGCCTGAAGGCCCGTGAGGCCGCCGGGCACGACACCTCCGAGATGGGACCGGTCGTCACGATCATGGTGGGCCGTCTCGACGACTGGCTGAAGCACGTCGTGGCCCGCGACGGTATCTTCATCGATCCGTCGGCCCTCGAATGGGCGGGCATCGCCGCCATGAAGCGCGCCTACCAGATCTTCCAGGAGCGCGGCTACCGCGCCCGCGTGCTCGCGGCCGCTTTCCGCAACGTCAATCAGTGGGCCGAGTTCGTCGGCGGCGACGTGGTGGTCTCCCCGCCCTTCAAGTGGCAGAAGATCATCGCCGATTCCGGCTACACCGCCCGCGAGCGCATCGCCGACCCCGTCGACCCGCACTACATCGCCGAGCTGGAGCGCATCCCGGACTTCGTCCGCGCCTACGAGCCCGACGGCATGACCGTCGAGGAGTTCGAGAAGTTCGGCCCCACCCGCAAGACGCTGCGCCAGTTCCTGGCCGCCGACGCGGACCTCGACGCCCTGGTGCGCGACATCATCGTCCCCGCGCCCTGA
- a CDS encoding response regulator transcription factor, with product MADITVLIVDDQPLMLHALQTFIENEDGVSVAGTAEDGEAAVEAAKSLQPDLVLMDIKMPRLNGIEATRKIVSEIPGTRVLALTTFSTLDYVVPALRAGAAGYLVKDARPDEILAAIRNAMDDSLPLSPSVVRLMARQVIGGALDTQAVAGATATEVGLAPREISVLQFLGNGLSNREIAKKMYISEGSVKAYLANACTKLGVRDRLQAVIRGFELGIVSPRLSAGE from the coding sequence ATGGCAGACATCACCGTCCTCATTGTCGATGATCAACCGCTCATGCTGCATGCGCTGCAGACGTTCATCGAGAATGAGGACGGTGTGTCCGTTGCGGGGACCGCGGAGGACGGGGAAGCCGCCGTCGAGGCCGCGAAATCCCTCCAGCCGGATCTTGTTCTCATGGACATCAAGATGCCTCGACTCAACGGGATCGAGGCCACCCGGAAAATCGTCTCGGAGATTCCGGGAACCCGGGTGCTCGCGCTGACCACGTTCTCCACACTGGACTACGTCGTTCCGGCGCTTCGGGCCGGAGCAGCCGGTTACCTGGTGAAGGACGCCCGTCCCGACGAGATCCTCGCGGCCATCAGGAACGCAATGGACGACAGCCTCCCCCTGTCCCCGTCCGTGGTGCGCCTCATGGCGCGGCAGGTGATCGGAGGCGCCCTCGACACCCAGGCCGTCGCCGGGGCGACCGCGACGGAGGTGGGGCTCGCTCCCCGCGAGATCTCGGTGCTCCAGTTCTTGGGAAACGGGCTGAGCAACCGCGAGATAGCCAAGAAGATGTACATCTCGGAGGGGTCGGTCAAGGCCTACCTGGCCAACGCCTGTACCAAGCTCGGGGTTCGAGACCGCCTCCAGGCGGTGATCCGGGGGTTCGAACTGGGCATCGTCAGCCCCCGCCTGTCAGCCGGCGAGTAA
- a CDS encoding ABC transporter permease, whose amino-acid sequence MTTNATATAIAAPRRRIGLAAAWRIERTKIRTSWFLIGTVILAAFAQILGAWNYTTNLSIFQEQGITWVAIWAQGGIMVTTVFMPLLYVVFLAHAESLEYQTRGWQRMVSIDRIVPAMLGKTLVALELALIGMAVYYVAAAITGLLLGFNPADPTGPGILLPWGLCGALGAWAIGTVTMMLATWFRTFAALSAAGLGAIIIGMVLTSVVPSLASGYPFTLITFGMGARAASQEETFTSPITMTGTAIVCLIWVALSVVVTISRIRRREW is encoded by the coding sequence ATGACCACGAATGCCACAGCAACCGCTATCGCTGCGCCGCGTCGTCGCATCGGCCTCGCCGCGGCCTGGCGGATCGAACGTACCAAGATCCGCACCTCGTGGTTCTTGATTGGAACCGTGATACTCGCCGCCTTCGCCCAAATCTTGGGGGCGTGGAACTACACCACCAATCTGTCCATATTCCAGGAGCAGGGGATCACGTGGGTTGCGATTTGGGCGCAGGGTGGGATCATGGTCACCACCGTCTTCATGCCCCTGCTCTACGTCGTGTTCCTGGCCCACGCCGAATCGCTCGAATACCAGACGCGCGGCTGGCAGCGAATGGTCTCGATCGACCGGATCGTTCCCGCCATGCTCGGCAAGACGCTCGTCGCTCTCGAGCTGGCTCTCATCGGCATGGCTGTCTACTACGTGGCCGCCGCGATCACCGGCCTGCTCCTTGGCTTCAACCCTGCCGACCCCACCGGACCGGGCATCCTCCTCCCGTGGGGGTTGTGCGGCGCACTGGGGGCCTGGGCCATCGGAACGGTCACCATGATGCTGGCCACGTGGTTCCGCACATTCGCCGCCCTCTCGGCGGCCGGATTGGGGGCCATCATCATCGGCATGGTGCTCACCTCGGTGGTTCCGTCACTCGCCTCGGGCTACCCCTTCACCCTCATCACCTTCGGCATGGGAGCCAGGGCAGCGTCACAGGAAGAGACGTTCACCTCTCCCATCACCATGACCGGCACGGCGATCGTCTGTTTGATCTGGGTGGCGCTGAGCGTCGTGGTGACCATTTCCAGGATCCGCCGCCGAGAGTGGTGA
- a CDS encoding ABC transporter permease, producing the protein MSTLALEIRKHYKSKLLVFVLGIAFIEAVWLAGVIMVSASRSPQGVQALKTFSLYNYMSMQWLLLGPTIAFLASRIAGVDQEGRMGQVFRALGESPRRQFMTKLALLTGLGTLISMIMLISAAFVGTQAGLLDSPSYAAVFWLIIALTIVSVFAISAVQLALSNLFDGSSAGVIIGVVGTLITSLAGIALKMPVIGWLLPWGLLMAGSPLETLTPGNSAGVDFVLASNPWLLVALAAAVALAWALMSARLIIRKEENA; encoded by the coding sequence ATGAGCACCCTCGCACTCGAGATCCGTAAACACTATAAGAGCAAGCTACTTGTCTTCGTCCTTGGAATCGCATTCATCGAAGCAGTGTGGTTGGCGGGGGTCATCATGGTTTCGGCTTCCCGTTCCCCGCAAGGAGTCCAAGCGCTCAAGACATTCTCCCTGTATAACTATATGAGCATGCAGTGGTTGCTGCTCGGGCCGACCATCGCCTTCCTCGCCTCCCGTATCGCTGGCGTCGACCAGGAGGGTCGCATGGGGCAGGTGTTCCGGGCCCTGGGGGAGTCGCCGCGTCGGCAGTTCATGACCAAGCTGGCGCTGCTCACGGGGCTGGGAACTCTCATCAGCATGATCATGCTGATATCCGCCGCCTTCGTCGGGACGCAGGCAGGCCTGCTGGATTCACCGTCCTACGCGGCAGTCTTCTGGCTGATCATCGCCCTCACCATCGTGAGTGTATTCGCGATCAGCGCCGTACAGCTGGCCCTGAGCAACCTGTTCGATGGTTCCTCGGCCGGGGTGATCATAGGCGTCGTCGGAACGTTGATCACGTCTCTGGCAGGGATAGCCCTCAAGATGCCCGTGATCGGCTGGCTGCTGCCCTGGGGCCTGCTGATGGCCGGTTCGCCTCTTGAAACTCTCACACCCGGGAACTCCGCTGGCGTCGACTTCGTCCTGGCCTCCAATCCTTGGCTGCTGGTTGCTCTGGCCGCCGCCGTCGCGCTGGCCTGGGCCCTCATGTCGGCCAGGCTCATCATACGCAAGGAGGAAAACGCATGA